From a region of the Salminus brasiliensis chromosome 4, fSalBra1.hap2, whole genome shotgun sequence genome:
- the sema4ga gene encoding semaphorin-4G, with the protein MMSHDVAWLSCLQLLCGISSLWAYPFKPPLDLDVTPRTTVLSNGLWGCRRFSGSALNYSTLLLEDEAGVLYVGAREALFALQAANISSSSHTIDWEAPEDQKQLCFNKGKDNKTECFNHIRFLQRFNTTHLYTCGTHAFSPLCAYIDDREFKISSVFEEGRERCPYDPAKGYTGLLIDGQMYTASQYEFWSSPDIRRNSPNPMLRTEEAPTRWLYEADFVGSALVKESVNSSVGDDDKIYFFYTEKSQEHSPYFSHSRVARVARVCKSDRGGLLTLQKKWTSFLKARLVCSLPDYEFHFNVLRSVFVLEGLRVQDTVLYGIFGLEWKSVKASAICRYSISDIQQAFDGPYMESQEDASAKWTEYTGKVPEPRPGSCITDRLRARGINFSTDLPDDVLHFVRRHPLMARQVLPVGGRPLLFKRSTDYSKIAVHRVTALDGQMYHMLFIGTDEGWLQRAVEVKGQLHIIEELQLFEKPQPVDSIVISEKQMSVYVGTPSTVVQLPLSTCHRYSSCFDCVLARDPFCAWDGVECVEVTSHTDRSNLTQDILNGNEGCENAAADDLVLHRARSVMAGDDVLLQCELSSNLAIPQWTLHGQELQGYGLNSGYRIGTDGLLVIEARPEQSGDYSCYALESGVRVPVVIYTLTVRHDLPLVPPIEVTHPPHLSGATHRTTQTHNKSNQDMTVHPAPAPQPPQLEFLSLRNMEAMYLSLITILGGLCLVLTVVLLYVGFCVQSRRGKYSLRAAAERKRSGHMELKTISSHCNGKVDAYDGLLQIVPGEAQVSANKELPPAPPLPPPPPSAEFEYTNGLSATLPSVLRKMNGNSYVLLRQSDGDTTSPLYYSFTEELNRILEKRKHTQLCNKPDESSV; encoded by the exons GGCTGTGGGGGTGCAGGCGCTTCAGTGGTTCTGCTCTGAACTACAGTACACTGCTGCTGGAGGACGAGGCTGGAGTGCTATATGTTGGAGCCAGAGAGGCTCTGTTCGCCCTGCAGGCTGCTAATATCTCCAGCTCCAGTCACACT ATCGACTGGGAGGCGCCAGAAGACCAGAAGCAGCTCTGCTTTAACAAAGGGAAAGATAACAAG ACAGAGTGTTTCAATCACATCCGCTTCCTGCAGAGATTCAACACCACCCACTTATACACATGTGGGACTCATGCGTTCAGCCCACTCTGTGCATATATT GATGATCGAGAGTTTAAgatttcttctgtttttgaAGAGGGTCGGGAAAGATGCCCGTATGACCCTGCTAAAGGCTACACTGGCCTGCTTATTG ATGGGCAAATGTACACAGCATCTCAGTATGAGTTCTGGAGCTCTCCAGACATTCGCCGGAACTCGCCAAACCCCATGCTGAGGACGGAGGAGGCCCCAACTCGCTGGCTTTACG AAGCTGATTTTGTGGGCTCTGCTCTGGTGAAAGAGAGTGTGAACAGCTCTGTGGGAGACGATGATAAGATCTATTTCTTCTATACGGAGAAGAGTCAGGAGCACAGCCCGTACTTCAGCCATAGCAGGGTGGCACGGGTGGCCCGTGTGTGTAAG AGTGACAGAGGGGGTCTCCTGACCCTACAGAAGAAGTGGACGTCCTTCCTGAAGGCCCGGCTGGTGTGTTCTCTGCCAGACTATGAGTTCCACTTCAATGTGTTGCGAAGTGTGTTCGTGCTGGAAGGTCTCAGGGTTCAGGACACTGTGCTCTATGGCATCTTTGGTCTGGAGTG GAAAAGCGTGAAAGCTTCTGCCATCTGCCGCTACTCCATCAGCGATATCCAGCAGGCTTTTGACGGACCCTACATGGAGAGTCAGGAGGACGCCAGTGCCAAATGGACAGAGTACACCGGGAAGGTGCCTGAGCCACGGCCCGGCTCG TGCATCACGGATCGGCTCCGGGCCAGAGGCATCAACTTCTCCACCGACCTGCCCGATGACGTGCTGCACTTCGTCCGCCGCCACCCTCTAATGGCCAGGCAGGTGCTCCCTGTGGGAGGACGCCCCCTACTGTTTAAGAGGTCCACAGACTACTCCAAGATAGCCGTGCACAGAGTGACTGCACTGGATGGTCAGATGTACCATATGCTTTTCATCGGAACAG ATGAGGGCTGGCTCCAGAGAGCAGTGGAGGTTAAAGGTCAGCTCCACATCATCGAAGAGCTGCAGTTGTTTGAAAAGCCGCAACCTGTGGACAGTATAGTCATCTCTGAGAAACAG ATGAGTGTGTACGTGGGCACACCGTCCACAGTCGTGCAGCTGCCTTTGTCCACATGTCACAGGTATTCTTCCTGTTTTGACTGTGTGTTAGCACGGGACCCTTTCTGTGCTTGGGATggagtggagtgtgtggaggTCACCTCACATACTGACAG ATCCAATCTGACTCAAGACATCCTGAATGGGAATGAGGGCTGTGAGAACGCTGCAGCAGATG ACCTGGTGCTCCATCGTGCTCGCTCAGTGATGGCAGGGGATGACGTGCTGCTGCAGTGCGAGCTCAGCTCCAATCTGGCTATCCCACAATGGACACTGCATGGGCAGGAGCTGCAGGGATACGGGCTCAACTCTGGCTACCGCATCGGCACCGATGGCCTGCTGGTCATCGAGGCTAGACCAGAGCAAAGTGGCGACTACAGCTGCTACGCTTTGGAGAGCGGTGTTCGCGTTCCTGTGGTGATCTACACTTTGACTGTGCGTCACGACCTGCCTCTAGTTCCACCCATAGAGGTGACTCATCCACCTCACCTGAGCGGTGCCACCCACCGTAccactcaaacacacaacaaGAGCAATCAGGACATGACCGTGCACCCTGCTCCTGCCCCCCAGCCTCCACAACTGGAGTTCCTGTCCTTGAGGAACATGGAGGCTATGTACCTTTCTCTAATCACCATTCTTGGGGGACTGTGCCTCGTCTTGACCGTTGTCCTGCTGTATGTTGGGTTCTGCGTGCAGAGCAGAAGGGGGAAATACTCTCTCCGGGCCGCAGCTGAGAGGAAGAGAAGTGGCCACATGGAGCTAAAGACCATCTCAAGTCACTGCAATGGCAAAGTGGATGCGTATGATGGTCTGCTGCAGATCGTACCTGGAGAAGCACAGGTATCTGCCAATAAGGAGCTTCCTCCTGCACCCCCGCTGCCTCCACCACCGCCAAGTGCAGAATTTGAATACACCAATGGCCTCTCAGCTACCTTGCCCAGCGTCCTTCGCAAAATGAACGGCAACAGTTACGTGTTGCTAAGGCAAAGTGATGGAGACACCACGTCTCCGCTGTATTACTCCTTCACAGAAGAGCTTAACCGCATCCTGGAAAAGAGGAAGCACACTCAGCTGTGTAACAAACCTGATGAGAGCTCAGTGTAA